A single Candidatus Sericytochromatia bacterium DNA region contains:
- a CDS encoding diacylglycerol kinase family protein, with translation MLSESSPPLQLDLPSRDVARRLAVVIHNPAAGSGPTKQRVEFDAVRERFETHGWQCGFLATRFQGDGAEAARLALAAGADMVVAMGGDGTVNEVVQALAYQPVPLGVIPTGTINILARELNLPLDYLKTIDALVTGEPRTIDLGRANGRYFACMIGLGYDGDATLNLLPQLKAWSGPFAYCVAAFQTYTRHKAVRARITLKMGHKTRKLRRLVYMMVVSNGGLYAGGVLKFTPEANMADGILDVCVIRSGRWYRALLHGLLTLLGQLRQVSDVEFFQATSVHFKSSRPFPYQLDGDPAGHSPVTVEIAAGALRVMAPPLVAPASD, from the coding sequence GTGCTTTCGGAGAGTTCGCCGCCCCTGCAACTGGACCTGCCCTCCCGAGACGTCGCCCGACGCTTGGCCGTGGTCATCCACAACCCGGCCGCAGGCTCCGGTCCGACCAAGCAACGTGTCGAGTTCGATGCGGTGCGAGAACGCTTCGAGACGCATGGCTGGCAGTGCGGCTTCCTGGCGACGCGCTTTCAGGGGGATGGGGCGGAAGCGGCGCGGCTGGCGCTGGCCGCGGGCGCCGACATGGTGGTGGCCATGGGGGGGGATGGCACGGTCAACGAGGTCGTGCAGGCCCTCGCTTACCAGCCTGTGCCGCTGGGTGTGATTCCCACCGGTACGATCAACATTCTGGCGCGGGAACTGAACCTGCCGCTGGACTATTTGAAGACGATCGATGCGTTGGTGACGGGCGAACCCCGAACGATTGACCTGGGCCGGGCCAATGGGCGCTATTTCGCCTGCATGATCGGTCTGGGCTATGACGGAGACGCGACGCTCAACCTGCTGCCCCAGCTCAAGGCCTGGTCGGGACCGTTCGCCTACTGCGTGGCAGCCTTCCAAACTTACACGCGCCACAAGGCCGTGCGGGCGCGCATCACGCTCAAGATGGGCCACAAGACCCGCAAGTTGCGACGCCTCGTTTACATGATGGTGGTCAGCAACGGCGGGCTCTATGCCGGCGGCGTGCTGAAGTTCACCCCGGAGGCCAATATGGCCGATGGCATCCTGGATGTCTGCGTGATTCGCTCCGGGCGCTGGTACCGGGCATTGCTGCACGGATTGCTGACCTTGCTCGGACAGCTGCGGCAGGTGAGTGACGTGGAGTTTTTCCAGGCCACCTCCGTGCATTTCAAATCGTCGCGGCCCTTTCCTTACCAGCTCGATGGAGACCCCGCGGGCCATTCCCCCGTCACGGTCGAGATCGCGGCAGGGGCGCTGCGGGTGATGGCGCCGCCACTCGTGGCGCCAGCCTCCGATTGA